In Actinomycetota bacterium, a single genomic region encodes these proteins:
- a CDS encoding M15 family peptidase, producing the protein MLAGLLWYEPASGQSTQPLPGASAPGTSPAPTAGVPTPSLPPTPSPTPTQPAAPDARPVVSPISDEQWRRMVSTGTWRPGCPVGRADLRRLQIGYVDFDGEQRRGSLVAHRDSIGDLAEIFTALFDARFPIERMEPVERYGGDVVRSLRANNTSAYNCRKPGQINAPVSDSPHASGRAIDINPVQNPWKDPRCECWMPRATYAEATSGPGIIRKGSLPVQLFEDRGWVWQNIKVPDYMHFDTGYPSRPRSSASPTAIG; encoded by the coding sequence GTGCTGGCCGGTCTGTTGTGGTACGAGCCGGCGTCCGGGCAGTCGACCCAGCCGCTGCCCGGCGCCTCGGCGCCAGGCACCTCGCCCGCGCCGACTGCCGGGGTCCCCACACCCAGCCTGCCTCCGACTCCGAGCCCGACCCCAACCCAGCCGGCGGCACCTGACGCTCGCCCGGTGGTCAGTCCGATCTCCGACGAGCAGTGGCGTCGGATGGTCTCGACCGGAACGTGGCGTCCTGGCTGCCCGGTGGGCCGGGCTGACCTGCGGCGCCTGCAGATCGGGTACGTGGACTTCGACGGCGAACAACGCCGCGGCTCGCTGGTCGCTCACCGCGACAGCATCGGGGACCTCGCGGAGATCTTCACAGCGTTGTTCGACGCCCGCTTCCCGATCGAGCGCATGGAGCCGGTCGAGCGGTACGGCGGCGATGTCGTGCGCAGCCTGCGGGCGAACAACACGTCGGCTTACAACTGCCGCAAGCCCGGCCAGATCAACGCACCGGTCTCCGACTCTCCGCACGCCAGCGGCCGAGCCATCGACATCAACCCCGTGCAGAACCCGTGGAAGGACCCGCGGTGCGAGTGCTGGATGCCCCGCGCCACCTACGCGGAGGCGACGTCCGGGCCTGGGATCATCCGCAAGGGCAGCCTGCCGGTCCAGCTGTTCGAGGACCGGGGCTGGGTGTGGCAGAACATCAAGGTGCCCGACTACATGCACTTCGACACCGGCTACCCCTCCCGGCCGCGCTCGTCGGCGTCCCCGACCGCCATCGGCTGA
- a CDS encoding exo-alpha-sialidase has product MVKVAGDAWSHVHNLAYDGPALLLGTHEGLYRQEPGQPPQLLSETPFDVMGLTNDGTRWLASGHPGAGEDLPSDLGLRASDDGTTWTTLSLLGEVDFHRLTATGSTILGVSAHDNALLRATDAGATFTRLDNPGVYDVALDPGDPTQALATTQTGPMASRDTGASWQPVAGAPLLAFLAWTPDGLYGIAPDGTVHVSTDGGTTWSQRGSTGAQPAAAAADGDRIAVLVGGTVVESTDGGSTFSPRLTGIGGH; this is encoded by the coding sequence GTGGTCAAGGTCGCCGGCGACGCCTGGTCGCACGTGCACAACCTCGCCTACGACGGACCTGCTCTCCTGCTCGGCACACATGAAGGCCTCTACCGGCAGGAACCCGGGCAACCACCCCAGCTGCTCAGCGAGACCCCGTTCGACGTCATGGGCCTCACCAACGACGGCACCCGCTGGCTCGCCTCCGGGCACCCCGGTGCCGGGGAGGACCTACCCAGCGACCTCGGCCTCAGAGCATCCGACGACGGCACGACGTGGACCACTCTGAGCCTGCTCGGAGAGGTCGACTTCCACCGGCTCACCGCGACAGGCTCCACCATCCTGGGCGTCTCCGCCCACGACAACGCCCTGCTTCGAGCCACCGACGCCGGCGCGACCTTCACCCGCCTGGACAACCCCGGCGTCTACGACGTCGCCCTCGACCCGGGCGACCCGACCCAGGCGCTGGCCACCACGCAGACCGGCCCGATGGCCTCCCGCGACACCGGTGCCAGCTGGCAGCCGGTCGCAGGCGCACCACTGCTCGCCTTCCTCGCCTGGACCCCGGACGGGTTGTACGGGATCGCACCGGACGGCACCGTGCACGTCTCGACCGACGGCGGGACCACCTGGAGCCAGCGCGGCAGCACCGGCGCTCAGCCCGCTGCAGCAGCCGCCGACGGCGACCGGATCGCGGTGCTGGTCGGCGGGACCGTGGTGGAGTCGACCGACGGCGGTTCGACGTTCAGCCCGCGCCTGACCGGCATCGGCGGCCATTGA
- a CDS encoding HAMP domain-containing histidine kinase, whose amino-acid sequence MTGRRRLPRLGRRVLAAQMQVALVSVVTLVLAVALVAPRVFADHLAATGETDPVVQGHAEEAFRTAGALALVAALAVAVLAAAVLSRPLGRRLARPIEELATAADTITAGRYAVGLRTDPFSDEVARLGSSLQRMGDRLADTERARSQLLADLAHEMRTPLATLELYTEALADDVVPRQESVATIQAQIGRLQRLAEDLRDLTLVQEHALTLHRTPVDVADVVAESCLAFAPAYAAAGVTLTPRTEAGPIVIDADAVRLSQILGNLLDNALHHTPAGGEVVVSFGRASADVIVEVTDNGAGIGAEHLPLIFDRFYRADASRTTGTGGTGLGLTIARALAEAHGGTLDARSHGAGAGASFSLTLPGHSTAAGSPST is encoded by the coding sequence ATGACAGGCCGGCGACGCCTGCCCAGGCTCGGCCGCCGGGTCCTGGCCGCCCAGATGCAGGTCGCACTCGTCAGCGTGGTCACCCTGGTGCTGGCTGTCGCGCTTGTCGCACCCCGCGTGTTCGCAGACCATCTGGCCGCCACCGGCGAGACCGACCCCGTCGTGCAAGGCCACGCGGAAGAGGCCTTCCGCACCGCGGGGGCGCTCGCGCTCGTGGCAGCCCTCGCGGTAGCCGTGCTGGCGGCCGCAGTCCTGTCCCGCCCGCTGGGGCGTCGCCTCGCCAGACCGATCGAGGAGCTGGCGACCGCGGCCGACACGATCACCGCCGGCAGGTACGCCGTCGGGCTCCGCACCGACCCGTTCAGCGACGAGGTGGCGCGCCTGGGATCTAGCCTCCAGCGGATGGGCGACCGGCTCGCGGACACCGAACGAGCTCGCAGCCAGCTGCTGGCAGACCTCGCCCACGAGATGCGCACCCCGTTGGCGACGCTGGAGCTCTACACCGAGGCCCTCGCCGACGACGTCGTCCCCCGGCAGGAGAGCGTGGCGACGATCCAGGCGCAGATCGGGCGGCTGCAGCGCCTCGCGGAGGACCTCCGTGACCTGACCCTCGTCCAGGAGCACGCGCTCACCCTGCACCGGACGCCCGTCGATGTGGCCGACGTGGTCGCAGAGTCCTGCCTCGCCTTCGCCCCCGCCTACGCGGCGGCCGGCGTCACGCTCACCCCGCGCACCGAGGCCGGGCCCATCGTCATCGACGCGGACGCAGTCCGGCTCTCCCAGATCCTGGGGAACCTGCTCGACAACGCGCTGCACCACACGCCCGCCGGCGGCGAGGTGGTGGTCTCCTTCGGCCGCGCGAGCGCCGACGTCATCGTCGAGGTGACCGACAACGGCGCCGGCATCGGCGCCGAGCACCTGCCGCTCATCTTCGACCGGTTCTACCGCGCGGACGCCTCCCGCACCACGGGCACCGGCGGCACTGGCCTCGGACTCACGATCGCTCGTGCCCTCGCGGAGGCGCACGGCGGAACGCTCGACGCACGATCACACGGGGCAGGTGCCGGCGCCAGCTTTAGCCTCACCCTGCCCGGACACTCGACGGCGGCAGGGTCGCCTTCTACCTAA
- a CDS encoding response regulator transcription factor has protein sequence MGRVLVVDDERPLARIVGSYLEREGFDVSVAHDGPSAVTTARQDMPILVVLDVMLPGADGITVCQELRTFTDAYILMLTARDGDQDKVAALSAGADDYLVKPFSSTELVARCHAMLRRPRIHIPASAVQREDLTLGDLVMSTHARSVSLGGEAVDLTRTEYGILELLLRADGGVVTREEIIEAVRGGEWFGDAQVVDAHVARLRAKLGDTPRQRRFILTVRGVGYRRGTG, from the coding sequence CTGGGCCGAGTGCTCGTGGTGGACGACGAACGTCCTCTGGCGCGCATCGTGGGCAGCTACCTGGAGCGTGAGGGGTTCGACGTCTCGGTGGCCCACGACGGGCCCTCGGCTGTCACCACAGCGCGCCAGGACATGCCCATCCTCGTCGTGCTCGACGTCATGCTCCCGGGCGCGGACGGCATCACGGTCTGCCAGGAGCTTCGCACGTTCACTGACGCCTACATCCTGATGCTCACTGCGAGAGACGGCGATCAGGACAAGGTCGCCGCGCTCTCGGCCGGAGCGGACGACTACCTCGTCAAGCCGTTCTCCTCCACCGAGCTGGTCGCCCGCTGCCACGCCATGCTTCGCCGGCCACGGATCCACATCCCCGCCTCCGCCGTCCAGCGCGAGGATCTCACCCTCGGAGACCTGGTGATGAGTACCCACGCCCGCAGCGTCAGCCTCGGCGGCGAGGCCGTCGACCTGACGCGCACCGAGTACGGCATCCTCGAGCTGCTGCTGCGTGCTGACGGGGGGGTCGTGACCCGCGAGGAGATCATCGAGGCCGTCCGCGGCGGCGAGTGGTTCGGGGATGCACAGGTCGTCGATGCCCACGTCGCCCGGCTGCGCGCCAAGCTGGGGGACACCCCTCGGCAGCGTCGTTTCATTCTCACCGTGCGGGGAGTCGGCTACCGACGGGGCACGGGATGA
- a CDS encoding GNAT family N-acetyltransferase, whose amino-acid sequence MTALEQRPVDAKQGTVPAVGHRIRAMTVDDVPAVVGWHLQAFPAGFYARLGEGFMRRWMRAHMLRPASVSLVAHDADDCLVGYLLGTTDDAVYGTGPLVLSADLASRGAAALLARPRLWGDFVRVRARSYAGRALRSLKARRAAGGESGEGELIYICVESRYRQRGGGAALLDAFVGEARRSGTQRLHLVTEEDNATARRFYDRRGWSTTDGSRKALDGRPLVRMERELSGSPR is encoded by the coding sequence GTGACCGCACTCGAGCAGCGCCCTGTCGATGCCAAGCAGGGGACCGTCCCCGCTGTCGGGCATCGGATCCGTGCGATGACGGTCGACGACGTCCCGGCAGTTGTCGGTTGGCACCTGCAGGCGTTCCCCGCGGGCTTCTACGCGCGGCTGGGTGAAGGCTTCATGCGACGCTGGATGCGCGCGCACATGCTGCGTCCGGCGTCGGTCTCGCTGGTCGCGCACGACGCTGACGACTGCCTCGTCGGGTACCTGCTCGGGACGACGGACGACGCGGTCTACGGCACGGGGCCGCTCGTGCTGTCCGCCGACCTCGCCAGCCGGGGAGCTGCCGCCCTCCTGGCGCGGCCGCGGCTCTGGGGGGACTTCGTCCGAGTCAGGGCACGCAGCTACGCCGGTCGGGCGCTGCGTTCACTGAAGGCCAGGCGGGCGGCAGGCGGCGAGTCCGGTGAGGGCGAGCTCATCTACATCTGCGTGGAGAGCCGGTACCGCCAGCGCGGCGGGGGCGCGGCGCTGCTGGACGCCTTCGTAGGGGAGGCCCGCCGTAGCGGCACGCAGCGCCTGCACCTGGTCACCGAGGAGGACAACGCCACCGCGCGTCGCTTCTACGACCGGCGAGGCTGGTCCACCACCGACGGGTCCCGCAAGGCCTTGGACGGGCGCCCCCTGGTGCGGATGGAGCGCGAACTCAGCGGAAGTCCGAGGTGA
- a CDS encoding conjugative relaxase: protein MLSIGLVASASAAATYFLGNAVGCQADYYLHPDGHSGRWIGSGAAALGLRGGLAAAGEWAFRLLLDGRDPHGERLVEPVLRADPRSLLPATPLVKAVRSAAAALGVPVPFLLDDRRLADRFTALARHVGGRRGVRVDLAGRLAEPTGRDLHSIYARPGSTRSGLVDRALRHLGKRVDTRRAGYDLTFSAPKSVSLLAAFGGRTVTGAVVAAHAAAVEEAVGWLERTTATAARGHHGDGRRADRVETSGFVAAAFEHGTSRAGDPQVHTHVVVVNVLRGVDGRWSAVDSRALFRHGKTAGYLYQATLRAQLTERLGVEWEPVRRGVAEILGVPSVVRRAFAKRSEQVRTALRAAGATGSKAAQAACLDTRPDKERVPSEELELRWAAELRELGFMPHEMVDACVGRAGEPPDFDDLVPRLVGADGLTRHDTSFDLDDVLQAISAGLPSGADIAMIERLAADVVSHPEVVALESPVEASTWSPRWTTTDLLLTEQRAVATADLLRSRIDPAAPPQVVDGAVLAHTLGPDQFEMVRRLTSGHGRLHVVVGPAGSGKTAALAAAYEVWSREGRQVVGAALSAMAARQLGQGSGIPSGTIAQALNGIDRAYTVPRDFRLSRGSVLVIDEAGMVGTRDLDRLLSHVADVGATVVLVGDPAQLPEIEAGGLFAELASRGAIELGTNRRQEAAWEREALAQLRDGDPGRALDAYVAHGRVHIDADRDSLHARVVADYLEARRSGADVAILAATRAQVRSLNDQARQELAAVGELAGPELVIAAEYGDLSLRAGDRVIVTANDYSRSLLNGTQATVTAVDLEHAAATIVTADGGVHSFDHEQLRQGRLDHAYALTCHKAQGQTLDRTLVLGSAALGRETAYAALSRGREENHLYLAPQSSATDPGPEWLLDAVMATTDRQFRRSARHLLATCQSPEPAKRHDRTRARSPEPDHGLSR, encoded by the coding sequence TCGGGTGCCAGGCGGACTACTACCTCCATCCGGACGGGCACTCGGGCCGTTGGATCGGCAGCGGCGCCGCAGCGCTGGGGTTGAGGGGCGGTCTGGCCGCCGCGGGTGAGTGGGCGTTCCGGCTCCTGCTCGACGGCCGTGACCCTCACGGCGAGCGACTGGTCGAGCCGGTGCTCCGAGCCGATCCGCGGTCGCTGCTGCCAGCGACTCCGTTGGTGAAAGCCGTTCGCTCCGCGGCGGCCGCTCTCGGCGTGCCCGTGCCGTTCCTTCTCGATGACCGGCGGCTCGCGGACCGCTTCACGGCTCTCGCCAGGCACGTGGGCGGTCGACGGGGCGTCAGGGTTGACCTGGCGGGGCGCCTGGCCGAGCCCACGGGTCGGGACCTGCACAGCATCTACGCGCGACCGGGCAGCACCAGGTCGGGCCTCGTCGACCGGGCGCTCCGGCACCTGGGCAAGCGCGTCGACACCCGCCGCGCCGGGTATGACCTCACCTTCTCGGCGCCAAAGTCCGTGTCGCTCCTTGCCGCATTCGGCGGACGCACCGTCACAGGTGCGGTGGTCGCCGCCCACGCTGCTGCAGTCGAGGAGGCTGTGGGGTGGCTCGAGCGCACGACGGCCACAGCGGCCCGCGGCCACCACGGCGACGGCCGGCGCGCCGACAGGGTGGAGACGTCAGGATTCGTCGCTGCCGCGTTCGAGCACGGCACGAGCCGCGCCGGCGACCCACAGGTGCACACCCATGTAGTCGTCGTCAATGTCCTTCGCGGCGTGGACGGCCGCTGGTCCGCGGTCGACAGCCGTGCCCTGTTCCGTCACGGCAAGACCGCCGGCTACCTCTACCAGGCAACGCTGCGCGCCCAACTCACCGAGCGGCTCGGCGTCGAATGGGAGCCGGTCCGCCGGGGAGTCGCGGAGATCCTCGGGGTTCCGAGCGTCGTACGTCGCGCCTTCGCGAAGCGGTCCGAGCAGGTCCGCACCGCGCTCCGCGCGGCGGGGGCGACAGGCTCGAAGGCCGCTCAGGCGGCGTGCCTCGACACCCGTCCCGACAAGGAGCGAGTCCCGTCCGAGGAGCTCGAGCTCCGCTGGGCTGCCGAGCTCCGGGAACTGGGCTTCATGCCGCACGAGATGGTCGACGCGTGCGTCGGCCGCGCCGGGGAGCCGCCCGATTTCGACGACCTTGTCCCCCGGCTGGTGGGGGCCGACGGTCTGACGCGCCATGACACGTCCTTCGACCTCGACGACGTACTGCAGGCGATCTCGGCCGGGCTCCCGTCCGGCGCAGACATCGCGATGATCGAGCGCCTGGCCGCAGACGTGGTCTCCCACCCGGAAGTGGTGGCGCTCGAATCCCCCGTCGAGGCCTCGACCTGGTCTCCTCGATGGACCACGACCGACCTGCTGCTCACCGAGCAGCGAGCCGTGGCCACCGCCGACCTGTTGCGCAGCCGGATTGATCCCGCAGCGCCGCCGCAGGTCGTCGACGGCGCGGTCCTGGCCCACACCCTGGGACCGGACCAGTTCGAGATGGTCCGCAGATTGACGTCGGGCCACGGCCGCCTGCACGTGGTGGTCGGGCCAGCCGGCTCCGGGAAGACGGCAGCGCTGGCGGCGGCATACGAGGTCTGGTCGCGGGAAGGCCGCCAGGTGGTCGGGGCTGCCCTGTCAGCGATGGCCGCTCGCCAGCTCGGGCAGGGGTCAGGCATCCCCAGCGGCACGATCGCGCAGGCCCTCAACGGCATCGACCGCGCCTACACGGTGCCCCGCGACTTCCGGCTCTCTCGTGGGAGCGTGCTCGTGATCGACGAGGCGGGCATGGTCGGCACCCGGGACCTCGATCGGCTGCTCAGTCACGTCGCAGATGTGGGAGCGACCGTCGTGCTCGTGGGGGACCCCGCCCAGCTGCCGGAGATCGAGGCTGGCGGCCTGTTCGCCGAACTGGCTTCGCGCGGCGCAATCGAGCTGGGAACCAACCGTCGCCAGGAAGCAGCTTGGGAGCGAGAGGCGCTTGCCCAGCTGCGTGACGGCGATCCCGGGCGCGCGCTGGACGCGTACGTCGCCCACGGTCGCGTTCACATCGACGCCGACCGGGACTCCCTGCACGCACGGGTGGTCGCCGACTACCTCGAGGCACGACGCAGCGGCGCCGACGTCGCGATACTCGCCGCGACGAGGGCCCAGGTTCGGTCGCTGAACGATCAGGCGCGTCAGGAGTTGGCAGCCGTCGGAGAGCTGGCGGGCCCAGAGCTCGTCATCGCGGCCGAGTATGGCGACCTCTCCCTGCGCGCGGGCGACCGGGTGATCGTCACGGCCAACGACTACTCGCGCAGCCTGCTCAACGGCACCCAGGCGACGGTCACAGCCGTCGACCTTGAGCACGCCGCCGCAACGATCGTGACAGCCGACGGTGGCGTGCACTCGTTCGACCACGAGCAACTGCGCCAGGGCCGACTCGACCACGCCTACGCCCTCACCTGCCACAAGGCACAGGGGCAGACGCTCGATCGCACGCTCGTCCTCGGCTCGGCAGCGCTGGGGCGCGAGACGGCGTACGCCGCTCTCTCCCGGGGGCGCGAGGAGAACCACCTCTACCTCGCACCGCAATCGTCGGCCACCGACCCCGGACCTGAGTGGCTGCTCGACGCCGTCATGGCGACGACGGACAGGCAATTCCGCCGCTCCGCACGGCACCTGCTCGCCACGTGCCAGTCGCCCGAGCCGGCCAAACGGCATGACCGAACCCGGGCGAGGTCGCCCGAGCCTGACCACGGTCTCAGCCGCTGA
- a CDS encoding site-specific integrase, with amino-acid sequence MGKRGHGEGTVYRNRGKWAGALTVGFNAAGEQQRRYVSGATRRDVLDKLDELRRQRDAGHLITSTRGMTVEEYFADWAVGTIAHQVAIGDLRESTADNYLDIADRLIVPYLGRHRLEELKPVHLREWLATLRGTTNSRGRPFASRTVQLAHAILRRALNDALRDELVTRNVALLVKSGRVTSPTIAPLRPEELKALLAEAPNDRLHALWLLLVSLGLRRGEALGLHWDDIDFEARTLSVRRSLQRRRTQERTPSGRRRGHLVEVETKTAASVRKVALPDVLVEVLLRHREQQSVERASADVWVEPQLVFTTHLGTWLDPQNVYGFWHDLCDRAGVRRCRPHDLRHTAASVLLMQGADMRTVMEVLGHSRMATTSDLYTHVLDEVKVDAAHRMDAFIRGLAGERRTDGGGSRPAGQRWSL; translated from the coding sequence ATGGGCAAGCGAGGCCACGGTGAAGGCACCGTCTACCGGAACCGGGGCAAGTGGGCCGGCGCTCTTACGGTCGGCTTCAACGCGGCCGGCGAGCAGCAGCGTCGGTACGTCTCCGGTGCGACCCGCAGAGACGTGCTGGACAAGCTCGACGAGCTACGTCGCCAGCGCGACGCCGGTCACCTGATCACCAGCACCCGCGGCATGACGGTGGAGGAGTACTTCGCGGACTGGGCGGTCGGGACGATTGCGCACCAGGTGGCGATCGGCGACCTGCGCGAGTCGACGGCAGACAACTACCTCGACATCGCGGACCGGCTGATCGTGCCCTACCTCGGTCGGCACAGGCTCGAGGAGTTGAAGCCCGTGCACCTACGCGAGTGGCTCGCCACCCTGCGCGGCACCACGAACAGCCGAGGCAGGCCGTTCGCGTCGCGCACCGTGCAGCTCGCGCACGCCATTCTTCGGCGGGCGTTGAACGACGCGCTGCGCGACGAGCTCGTGACGCGGAACGTCGCCCTCCTGGTGAAGTCGGGCCGCGTCACCTCGCCCACGATCGCGCCGCTCCGCCCCGAGGAGCTCAAGGCACTGCTCGCCGAAGCGCCCAACGACCGACTGCACGCGCTGTGGCTGCTGCTCGTCTCGCTCGGCCTACGGCGCGGAGAAGCGCTGGGCCTGCATTGGGACGACATCGATTTCGAGGCACGGACCCTGTCGGTCCGTCGATCGCTCCAGCGTCGCCGCACCCAGGAGCGCACCCCGAGCGGACGCCGGCGGGGGCACCTGGTCGAGGTCGAGACCAAGACGGCTGCGAGCGTGCGCAAGGTCGCGCTTCCGGACGTCCTCGTCGAGGTGCTCCTTCGTCACCGGGAGCAGCAGTCGGTGGAACGCGCGTCGGCGGACGTCTGGGTCGAGCCGCAGCTGGTGTTCACCACGCACCTCGGCACGTGGCTCGACCCACAGAACGTGTACGGCTTCTGGCACGACCTTTGCGACCGCGCCGGCGTCCGCAGGTGTCGTCCCCACGACCTGCGCCACACCGCAGCATCCGTCCTCCTCATGCAGGGCGCGGACATGCGCACCGTCATGGAAGTGCTCGGCCATTCGCGAATGGCTACGACGTCCGACCTCTACACCCACGTCCTCGACGAAGTGAAGGTCGACGCGGCGCACCGGATGGACGCATTCATCCGCGGACTGGCTGGAGAGCGGCGAACGGATGGTGGAGGGAGCAGGCCAGCCGGCCAGCGCTGGAGCCTTTGA
- a CDS encoding heavy metal translocating P-type ATPase yields MTGSVSVVLNVGGLHWATSQDVVERALARRPGVVDVAANAVSQTALVTYDPSVTSMTQLVGWVRDCGYHCSGRSVPDHVCDPMAEPAPAGTTAAHLEHTGHAVHVAEAEHTGHGAPEVAQHAAATADHVGHAGHDAAAAPTSSPHDAMGHGGHAGMSMADMVADMRRRFLLALVLSIPILLWSPIGRDVLGFDVPAPFGLRDDVVSLLLSIPVVFWAGWIFFDGAVRALRQRTLDMMVLVAVAIGAGWLYSLAITLTGGGEVFYEAAAVLTTFVLLGHWFEMRARGGANDAIRTLLELAPPKALVQRGYDWVEVDTADVVVGDLLLVRPGAKIPVDGVVQDGVSEIDESMVTGESVPVAVTAGSPVIGASVNTTGSLRVRATKVGRDTALAQIVAMVQEAQNSKAPGQRLADRAAFWLVLVALVGGLATFLAWMALGRPASEALLFAITVVVVTCPDALGLATPTAVMVGTGLGAGRGVLFKTACALETSAAIDTVVMDKTGTLTRGEPSVTDLVVADGNDPARVLALAAAVERESEHPLAAAIARHALEQGAASLTATGFANVPGRGAHAQVEGATVAVGSPGLLRGLGLAVPDELVADRDRLAALGRTAVLIGVGDTAVAVVALADRPRDTAAAAVTALHELGVEVVMLTGDNEATARAIAAELGIDAVIAGVLPDGKAARIQALQQAGKRVAMVGDGVNDAPALALADLGIAIGAGTDVAIETADVVLMRSDPLDVAVALRVGRGTVRKMRQNLAWAVGYNAIALPIAAGVFEPAFGLMLRPEIAALTMSGSSAIVAINAVMLKRLRLPSPNLRQTATAPPVDRVDADHAGHGPSATGTQGRPS; encoded by the coding sequence ATGACCGGATCGGTGTCCGTGGTGCTGAACGTCGGTGGCCTGCACTGGGCCACGTCGCAGGACGTCGTAGAGCGCGCCCTCGCGCGCCGGCCCGGAGTCGTCGACGTTGCGGCGAATGCGGTGTCGCAGACGGCGCTGGTGACCTACGACCCGTCGGTGACGTCGATGACGCAACTGGTTGGCTGGGTGCGCGACTGCGGCTACCACTGCTCGGGCCGTTCGGTCCCCGACCACGTCTGCGACCCGATGGCCGAGCCCGCGCCGGCCGGCACGACCGCCGCCCACCTCGAGCACACCGGGCACGCGGTGCACGTCGCCGAGGCTGAGCACACCGGGCACGGCGCCCCCGAAGTGGCGCAGCACGCGGCTGCGACGGCGGACCACGTCGGGCACGCGGGCCATGACGCCGCGGCCGCGCCGACGTCGAGCCCGCACGACGCGATGGGTCACGGCGGGCACGCGGGCATGTCGATGGCAGACATGGTCGCGGACATGCGCCGCCGGTTCCTGTTGGCACTGGTGCTGTCGATCCCGATCCTGTTGTGGTCCCCGATCGGGCGGGACGTCCTCGGGTTCGACGTGCCGGCACCGTTCGGGCTGCGCGACGACGTGGTCAGCCTGCTGCTGAGCATCCCGGTCGTGTTCTGGGCCGGGTGGATCTTCTTCGACGGAGCGGTCCGTGCGCTGCGGCAACGGACGCTGGACATGATGGTGCTGGTCGCGGTCGCGATCGGCGCCGGCTGGCTATACAGCCTCGCGATCACCCTGACCGGCGGCGGCGAGGTGTTCTACGAGGCGGCCGCCGTCCTGACGACGTTCGTGCTCCTCGGTCACTGGTTCGAGATGCGGGCCCGCGGCGGCGCGAACGACGCAATCCGCACCCTGCTCGAGCTCGCACCGCCGAAGGCGCTCGTGCAGCGCGGCTACGACTGGGTCGAGGTCGACACAGCCGACGTCGTCGTCGGGGACCTGCTGCTGGTGCGCCCGGGTGCGAAGATCCCGGTCGACGGCGTCGTGCAGGACGGCGTCTCGGAGATCGACGAGTCGATGGTCACCGGCGAGTCCGTCCCCGTGGCCGTCACGGCCGGGTCGCCGGTGATCGGTGCGTCGGTGAACACCACCGGGTCGCTGCGCGTTCGGGCGACCAAGGTGGGCCGCGACACTGCCCTGGCCCAGATCGTCGCGATGGTCCAGGAGGCCCAGAACTCCAAGGCACCCGGCCAGCGCCTCGCCGACCGGGCCGCGTTCTGGCTCGTCCTGGTCGCCCTCGTTGGCGGGCTGGCAACGTTCCTGGCGTGGATGGCGCTGGGTCGCCCGGCGAGCGAGGCGCTGCTGTTCGCGATCACCGTCGTCGTCGTCACCTGCCCGGACGCCCTCGGCCTGGCGACCCCGACAGCCGTCATGGTCGGCACCGGCCTCGGCGCCGGACGCGGCGTCCTGTTCAAGACCGCCTGCGCGCTGGAGACGTCCGCCGCGATCGACACCGTCGTGATGGACAAGACCGGCACCCTGACCCGCGGCGAGCCGTCAGTCACCGACCTCGTCGTCGCCGACGGCAACGACCCCGCTCGCGTGTTGGCGCTCGCCGCCGCCGTCGAGCGGGAGTCCGAGCACCCGCTGGCCGCCGCGATCGCCCGCCACGCCCTTGAGCAGGGAGCGGCGTCGCTGACCGCTACAGGGTTCGCGAACGTGCCCGGCCGGGGCGCCCACGCGCAGGTCGAGGGCGCCACTGTCGCCGTCGGGTCGCCGGGGTTGCTGCGCGGGCTGGGCCTGGCCGTCCCCGACGAGCTGGTCGCGGACCGCGACCGGCTGGCCGCGCTGGGACGCACCGCCGTCTTGATCGGCGTAGGTGACACCGCTGTGGCCGTCGTCGCACTCGCGGACCGCCCGCGCGACACAGCAGCCGCCGCCGTCACCGCGCTGCACGAGCTGGGCGTCGAGGTCGTCATGCTCACCGGTGACAACGAGGCGACCGCCCGGGCGATTGCCGCCGAGCTCGGAATCGACGCGGTCATCGCCGGGGTCTTGCCCGACGGGAAGGCCGCCCGCATCCAGGCTCTGCAGCAGGCAGGCAAGCGCGTGGCGATGGTCGGCGACGGCGTCAACGACGCCCCCGCACTGGCCCTGGCCGATCTCGGCATCGCGATCGGTGCCGGCACCGATGTCGCCATCGAGACCGCCGACGTCGTCCTCATGCGCTCCGACCCGCTCGACGTCGCAGTCGCGCTGCGCGTCGGTCGGGGCACGGTGCGCAAGATGCGGCAGAACCTGGCCTGGGCGGTCGGCTACAACGCGATCGCGCTGCCGATCGCGGCTGGGGTGTTCGAGCCGGCGTTCGGGCTGATGCTGCGCCCCGAGATCGCCGCTCTCACCATGTCCGGGTCCTCGGCGATCGTCGCGATCAACGCGGTGATGCTCAAGCGGCTGCGGCTTCCTTCACCGAACCTTCGCCAGACCGCCACCGCCCCGCCGGTGGACCGCGTCGACGCTGACCATGCCGGGCACGGACCGTCCGCGACCGGCACGCAGGGGCGACCGTCATGA